Within the Enterobacter roggenkampii genome, the region GGAGCGAAAAATACCTCAAGCAGCTCGATCTGTGGGAAAAGCGTAACGAACGCGCCCGGATGTTATCCGGCGGGATGAAGCGCCGCCTGATGATTGCCCGTGCGCTGATGCACGAGCCAAAGCTGCTGATCCTCGATGAGCCGACGGCGGGCGTAGACATTGAGCTGCGCCGCTCCATGTGGGGCTTCCTGAAAGACCTCAATGACAAAGGCACCACCATCATTCTGACTACCCACTACCTGGAAGAGGCGGAAATGCTGTGCCGCAACATCGGCATCATTCAGCACGGCGAACTGGTGGAAAACACCTCGATGAAGAACCTGCTCTCCAAGCTGAAATCGGAAACCTTTATTCTCGATCTGGCGGCAAAGAGCCCGCTACCGAAGCTTGAAGGGTACCAGTATCGTCTGGTGGATACCTCAACGCTGGAAGTGGAAGTGCTGCGTGAGCAGGGGATTAACAGCGTGTTCTCCCAGCTGAGCGCGCAGGGTATTCAGGTTTTAAGTATGCGTAACAAAGCGAACCGACTGGAAGAGCTGTTTGTCTCTCTGGTGCAGGATAAACAAGGAGACAAGGCATGACGCATCTTTACTGGGTCGCGCTGAAAAGTATCTGGGCGAAAGAGATTAACCGTTTTATGCGCATCTGGGTGCAAACCCTGGTGCCGCCAGTCATCACGATGACGCTCTATTTCATCATCTTCGGTAACCTGATTGGTTCCCGGATTGGTGAGATGCACGGCTTTACCTATATGCAGTTTATCGTGCCTGGCCTGATCATGATGGCGGTGATCACCAACGCCTATGCCAACGTGGCGTCGTCCTTTTTCAGCGCCAAGTTCCAGCGCAATATTGAGGAGCTGCTGGTGGCACCGGTGCCAACGCATGTGATCATTGCCGGTTACGTCGGTGGCGGCGTGGCGCGCGGTCTGTGTGTTGGGATCCTGGTGACGGCCATCTCGCTGTTCTTCGTGCCGTTCCAGGTGCACTCCTGGCTTTTCGTGGCCCTGACCCTGCTCCTGACGGCGATCCTCTTCTCGCTGGCCGGTCTGCTGAACGCCGTGTTTGCCAAAACGTTTGACGACATCAGCCTG harbors:
- a CDS encoding ABC transporter ATP-binding protein, with the protein product MAIALELEQLKKTYPGGVQALRGIDLKVEAGDFYALLGPNGAGKSTTIGIISSLVNKTSGRVSVFGYDLQTDVVNAKRQLGLVPQEFNFNPFETVQQIVVNQAGYYGVERKEALERSEKYLKQLDLWEKRNERARMLSGGMKRRLMIARALMHEPKLLILDEPTAGVDIELRRSMWGFLKDLNDKGTTIILTTHYLEEAEMLCRNIGIIQHGELVENTSMKNLLSKLKSETFILDLAAKSPLPKLEGYQYRLVDTSTLEVEVLREQGINSVFSQLSAQGIQVLSMRNKANRLEELFVSLVQDKQGDKA
- a CDS encoding ABC transporter permease; protein product: MTHLYWVALKSIWAKEINRFMRIWVQTLVPPVITMTLYFIIFGNLIGSRIGEMHGFTYMQFIVPGLIMMAVITNAYANVASSFFSAKFQRNIEELLVAPVPTHVIIAGYVGGGVARGLCVGILVTAISLFFVPFQVHSWLFVALTLLLTAILFSLAGLLNAVFAKTFDDISLIPTFVLTPLTYLGGVFYSLTLLPPFWQALSHLNPIVYMISGFRFGFLGITDVPLFTTVAVLVVFIIVFYLLCWYLIQRGRGLRS